Proteins encoded together in one Roseibacterium elongatum DSM 19469 window:
- a CDS encoding SAM-dependent methyltransferase gives MWDRILDRLLRDLFATGALQVTYPDGTTRRYGDAGARPVRVTMTDPALPRQLVLNTEIALGEAYMDARLTVGGDDIEGLLALAVTNSARRDRVWWREIGQNLRRARRRFDQWNPAGRARANVAHHYDLSGALYDLFLDADRQYSCAYFATPDMTLEQAQAAKKHHIAAKLLLKSGMEVFEIGCGWGGMALTLARDYGVKVLGVTLSEEQHKIATERAAAAGLSDRVRFELRDYRSVTGQFDRIVSIGMFEHVGVPHYRTFFDTVHDRLKDDGVALIHTIGRSTPPGTTSPWILKYIFPGGYVPALSEMAAAVEKAGLYPTDIEVWRLHYAETLRHWHDRFVANEDKARALYDDRFCRMWRYYLKACEVTFRHHGQCVFQYQMTRRQEAVPLTRDYLYPADRPQRMAAE, from the coding sequence ATGTGGGACAGAATCCTTGATCGTCTGCTGCGCGACCTGTTCGCAACCGGCGCGCTGCAGGTCACCTACCCCGACGGCACCACCCGCCGCTATGGCGACGCCGGGGCACGGCCGGTGCGCGTCACCATGACCGATCCGGCGCTGCCGCGGCAGCTCGTGCTGAACACCGAAATCGCGCTTGGCGAGGCGTATATGGACGCCCGCCTGACTGTGGGGGGGGATGATATCGAGGGCCTGCTGGCGCTGGCCGTGACGAACTCCGCCCGCAGGGACAGGGTCTGGTGGCGCGAGATCGGGCAAAACCTCCGCCGGGCGCGCCGCCGCTTCGACCAGTGGAACCCGGCCGGCCGGGCGCGGGCGAACGTGGCGCATCACTACGACCTGTCGGGCGCGCTCTATGACCTGTTCCTCGATGCCGACCGGCAGTATTCCTGCGCCTATTTCGCCACCCCCGACATGACGCTGGAGCAGGCGCAGGCGGCCAAGAAACACCACATCGCCGCCAAGCTGCTGCTGAAGTCGGGGATGGAGGTGTTCGAGATCGGCTGCGGCTGGGGCGGAATGGCGCTGACGCTGGCGCGCGATTACGGGGTCAAGGTGCTGGGCGTCACCCTCAGCGAGGAACAGCACAAGATCGCGACCGAACGCGCGGCCGCCGCGGGCCTGTCGGACCGTGTGCGGTTCGAGTTGCGCGATTACCGCTCGGTCACCGGGCAATTCGACCGGATCGTCTCGATCGGCATGTTCGAACATGTCGGCGTGCCCCATTACCGAACCTTTTTCGACACCGTCCACGACCGGCTGAAAGACGATGGCGTGGCCCTGATCCACACCATCGGGCGGTCCACCCCGCCCGGCACGACCAGCCCGTGGATCCTGAAATACATCTTTCCCGGCGGCTATGTGCCCGCGCTGTCGGAAATGGCGGCGGCGGTGGAAAAGGCCGGCCTCTACCCGACCGATATCGAGGTCTGGCGCCTGCATTACGCCGAAACGCTGCGCCACTGGCACGACCGTTTCGTCGCGAACGAGGACAAGGCTCGCGCGCTTTATGACGACCGTTTCTGCCGGATGTGGCGCTATTACCTGAAGGCTTGCGAAGTGACCTTCCGCCACCACGGGCAATGCGTCTTCCAGTACCAGATGACCCGCCGGCAAGAGGCCGTGCCGCTGACCCGCGACTACCTCTACCCCGCAGACCGCCCGCAACGGATGGCGGCGGAATAG
- a CDS encoding DMT family transporter, translating into MIWLYLVIAIAGEVVATTALKASDGFTRLGPAVVVVAGYSVAFYFLALVLRSLPLGVTYAIWSGLGVALVTLIGWLVYDQRLDGAAVLGIGLIVSGVLVLNLFSGTTPH; encoded by the coding sequence ATGATCTGGCTTTATCTTGTCATCGCGATTGCCGGCGAGGTGGTCGCCACCACCGCGCTCAAGGCCAGCGACGGGTTCACCCGTCTGGGCCCGGCGGTCGTGGTGGTCGCGGGGTACAGCGTGGCCTTCTACTTCCTCGCGCTGGTGCTGCGCAGCCTGCCGCTGGGGGTGACCTATGCGATCTGGTCGGGCCTGGGCGTGGCGCTGGTCACGCTGATCGGCTGGCTGGTCTATGATCAGCGGCTGGATGGCGCGGCGGTGCTGGGCATCGGGCTGATCGTGTCGGGGGTGCTGGTGCTGAACCTGTTTTCGGGCACGACGCCGCATTGA
- a CDS encoding HAD family hydrolase: protein MGIKGIFFGAIGTLAETSEVQREAFNLAFRQSGLDWVWDQDSYFRMLEEPGGARRIADYARQTGDVVDAPAIYSRKVANFRALVLDRGIAPRAGVVAVIEAARQQGVRVGWATSTYPETVDLMLAGLAGAIPRAAFDYIGDGTRVKARKPAPDIYRDALAQTGVAAAEALAIEDTPESAEAALAAGLRCVAFPGEAARERTFPAGCPLRDTLSADLLKTPLAA, encoded by the coding sequence ATGGGTATCAAGGGAATTTTTTTCGGGGCCATCGGCACCTTGGCCGAAACCTCGGAGGTGCAGCGCGAGGCGTTCAACCTGGCCTTCCGGCAATCCGGTCTGGATTGGGTCTGGGACCAAGACAGCTATTTCCGGATGCTCGAGGAGCCGGGCGGTGCGCGGCGCATCGCCGATTACGCGCGCCAGACCGGGGACGTTGTGGATGCCCCGGCGATCTATTCGCGCAAGGTGGCGAATTTCCGGGCGCTGGTGCTGGACCGGGGCATTGCCCCGCGCGCCGGCGTGGTCGCCGTGATCGAGGCCGCGCGGCAGCAGGGCGTGCGGGTGGGCTGGGCGACCTCGACCTATCCCGAAACGGTGGATCTGATGCTGGCGGGGTTGGCGGGGGCGATCCCGCGCGCGGCCTTCGACTATATCGGGGACGGCACGCGCGTGAAGGCGCGCAAACCGGCGCCCGACATCTACCGGGACGCGCTGGCGCAGACGGGCGTTGCGGCTGCCGAGGCATTGGCCATCGAGGATACCCCGGAAAGTGCCGAGGCCGCCCTGGCCGCTGGCCTGCGCTGTGTGGCGTTTCCGGGCGAGGCGGCGCGGGAGCGGACCTTTCCGGCGGGGTGTCCGTTGCGCGATACGCTGTCGGCAGACCTGCTCAAGACCCCGTTGGCCGCCTGA